CATGGGCCGGATAGGCGTGATAATTGTTGACCCAGACACGACCGGCCTCGATGGCGCGACCGAAGCGGTAGCAGCGGTTGGCATCCCGCGACCAGACCCCGGCGCCAAGGCCGTACATGGTGTCGTTGGCGATGGCGAGAGCTTCCTCTTCCGTCTTGAACGTCGTGACGGACACCACCGGACCGAAGATTTCCTCCTGGAACACCCGCATCTTGTTGTGGCCTTTCAGGATGGTCGGCTGGATGTAGAAGCCGCCATCAAGATCGCCGTCAAACTTGGCTTCGGCACCACCGCAGAGCACTTCGGCACCTTCCTCGACCCCTATGGTGAGATAGGACAGGATCTTGTCCTGCTGTTCGCGGCTGGCCTGGGCCCCGACCATGGTGTCGAGAGCCCGCGGGTCGCCCTGCTTGATCGCTTTCACACGGGCAATCGCCCGCTCGATGAAGGCTTCATAGATGTCTTCCTGGATGAGCGCACGGCTCGGGCAGGTGCAGACTTCCCCCTGGTTGAAGGCGAACAGGACAAAGCCCTCGATGGCCTTGTCGAGAAAGGCATCGTCCTCGCGCATGACGTCGGAGAAGAAGATGTTCGGTGACTTGCCGCCGAGTTCCAGCGTCACCGGGATCAGGTTTTCCGTCGCATACTGCATGATCATCTTGCCGGTCTGGGTCGAGCCGGTGAAGGCGATCTTGGCGATGCGCGAGGATTTTGCCAGCGGTGCACCGACCTCGGCGCCGTAACCGTTGATGATGTTCAGGACGCCGGCGGGCAGGACATCAGCGATCAGCTCGGCCAGCACCATGATGGCGGCCGGGGTCTGTTCGGCCGGTTTCAGCACCACGCAGTTGCCGGCGGCAAGGGCGGGCGCCAGTTTCCAGGCGGCCATCAGGATCGAGAAGTTCCAGGGAATGATCTGGCCGACGACACCGAGCGGTTCGTGGAAGTGATAGGCAATGGTGTCTGCGTCGATTTCCGACATGGAACCTTCCTGGCTGCGCAGCACACCGGCAAAATAGCGGAAGTGGTCGGCTGACAGCGGAATATCCGCTGCCGTGGTCTCACGGATCGGCTTGCCGTTGTCCCAGGTCTCGGCCTTGGCCAGCAGATCGAGGTTCGCTTCGATGACGTCAGCGATTTTCAGAAGAACATTGGCGCGTTCGGCTGCCGGCACGCGGCCCCAGCTTTCCTTGGCCCCATGAGCGGCGTCCAGCGCCAGCTCCACATCCGCAGCGTCCGAGCGTGCGACGTCGCAGACGGTCTGGCCGGAGATCGGCGTGATGTTGGAAAAGTAGCGGCCGTTGACCGGCGCGACGAATTTGCCGCCGATGAAATTGTCGTAGCGGTCCTTGAACGGGGACGTCGTGTCGACCGCAATCCTGGGCATCTGGTTCATGAGATTTCCTCCTCTTGGCCCGGTCCTCCACCGGGAACGGGGAGAAGGTGCAGAGGAGAAGGCGCGCTGTCAGCAGTCGGGAAAAGGTTGCGGCATTCAAGTGTCTCAGCCCTGAGACAGGTCCGGTCCGTTATCGCCGATGCCCAGCCGTTTCATACGCCGGTAAAGGGTCGCCCGGCCGACGCCGAGCGCGCGGGCGGCTTCCGACACATTGCCCTTGGCCCGCGCCAGCGCCCTGACGACGGCAGTTCGTTCGGCCTTTTCGAACCCGGTCGGTCCGTCCTCGCGGCCAAGCAGATCGGAGGCGGGCAGGGGAATGATCGGGCCGGAGGCTCCAAGGCCGAAGGCCTTTCGGGCGCCCCGGGTCGCACCGACGATCAGATCGTCGGAATCGACCGCAAGCAGAATGGCGGCGTCGGTCGTGTCCTTGTCGGCAAAGACGATGCGGCTGTCCGAAAAGGCGGCGCGAAAGGTGTCGACCTCGATCTGGCGTGCTGTCTGCGCCACCATCGCCGCAATCAGCCGGTTGAAGGTTTCCGTCTGGTCGGCGCGCGCCGAGGAAACATCGAGAGCCCCGGCAATGTGGCCGTCTGGACCGTAGATCGGAGCGTCCATGCAGCTCATCGCGGCATTGCGCGCCAGAAAGTGCTCGTTCCGGTGAATGATGACGGTGCGTTCCTCGGCAATGCAGGTGCCGACGCCGTTGGTGCCGACCGAGGCTTCGCTCCAGTCCGTCCCCTGGGCCAGCCCCCAGTGCTCGAACACATCCGCGTCAGCGGCCGTGCTGCGCTGGTCTAGAACGACGCCATCCGCATCGGTCAGGAGAACGGTGCAGCCGGACTGACCGACCAGCCCGAACAGTTGGTCGAGCTTGGGCGCCGCGATCTGCAGGAAGGCGCCGGCCAGGTCGCGCCGTTCCCGAAGGGCGGGATCGGCCAGGCGCTCGGGCGCACGTTTCTCTCCGGGATGAAGGCCATGTTTGTCGATGGAGCGCCGCCAGGACGCAGCGATCCGCGACACGGCAGGCGCCGAACGGGACTGAACGGTTCGAAAGACGGTTTCGACGTGATCCTTCATGACTGCCAATGACCCCGGCTGTGCTTCTCTGAATGGTCGCGTCCAGCCCTTGGCCCGTTCCTCCCAAAACGTCCAAATGACAGCTTAGGATGAACCGGGGGGCGAGGGATGGCAAGGTGGTCTGCACAGGGAGTTTTGCGGAGTTGTCTCAATCCTGAGACAGGTTTGCAAAAAATCTTCGCGAGCAAGAGAAGAAAAACCCCGCCTCCTGTTCTGGGAGACGGGGTTGAAGTGAACTCGCGGGGAAAGCGAAGGTCGCCTCTCTTTGTAAAGCCTGCTTATGCCTGCAGGCGGGATCTGATTTCCTTGCGCAGCTCGTCGATCGGCGAGGTCTTGGCACCGTCCTTGGTGTGCCAGAACGTCCAGCCATTGCAGGCCTCCTGACCCTGGACCAGGGCGCCGACCTTGTGGATCGAGCCGGTATGGTCACCGGATTTCAGAGAACCGTCGGCACGCACCACGGCCAGATGCTTGCCCTTGGAACAGGTGAGCTCCGTGCCCGGTTCCAGCAGACCGCTTTCCAGGAGCGTGCCAAAGGGAATGCGCTTCTGGGCGCGTTTGCCCTGCTGCATTTCCAGGGATTCCGCATTGCCCGGCTCGATCACGTCGATGCGCTGGGTCGCCGCATCGATATAGTCCTGCTCGCGTTCCACACCGACAAAGTTCCGGCCAAGTTTCTTGGCAACGGCCCCGGTCGTGCCCGTGCCGAAGAACGGGTCCAGCACGACGTCGCCCGGTTTGGAAGAGGCCGTCAGCACCCGGTAAAGCAGGGCTTCCGGTTTCTGCGTCGGATGAACCTTCTGACCCTGCTTGTCCTTCAGCCGTTCGGCACCGGTGCACAGCGGCAGGTGCCAGTCGGAGCGCATCTGCAGATCTTCGTTGAAGACCTTCAGGGCGTCGTAGTTGAAGGTCGGCTTGGCGTCCTTGGACTTGGTCGCCCAGATCATGGTCTCGTGGGCATTGGTGAACCGTTTGCCGCGGAAATTCGGCATCGGGTTCGACTTCAGCCAGACGATGTCGTTCATGATCCAGAAGCCGAGATCCTGCAGGATCGCGCCGACACGGAAGATGTTGTGATAGGAGCCGATCACATAGAGCGAGCCATCGGGCTTCATCACCCGCCGGACGGCCAGAAGCCAGGCCCGGGTAAAGGCATCATAGGCCTCGAAGCTCTCGAACTGGTCCCAGTGGTCGTCACAGGCATCCACCTTCGACTGATCCGGCCGATGCAGGTCGCCGCCCAGCTGGAGATTGTAGGGCGGATCCGCAAAGACCAGGTCAACCGACCGGGACGGCAGCTTCTCAAGGGCGGCCACGCAGTCGCCCTTCAGGATCGTGTTCAGCCAGGAAGCACCAGCTTCCTCGGATTTGATTGGACGGGGTGCCGCGAAGGACACCCCGGTACGCAGTACACTCATTGCGACGCAATACCTCACGCAATTTCGAGTGTCATGGTTACCGGGTTTGGTAAATCAGCGGTTAAGCGGCCAAAACAAAAATTCTCATTGAATCAATGCTTTGTTTACAATCGTAAAAGCTGAATGAGAGGTTAATGGCCTGTCCCGACCGAAAACGCCAGAATTCTGCTGATTTCATTCATGGGACGACCGGAAGTTGTCTTCCAATCGTTAAAAGCGGCCTGAATCGCTGCCAGATTTTTTTTCGACATGCGATCGTTCTCAATGACATTTTCGCGGATCAGGGCGTTAACCACGTCGCCGGAGAGGATGAAACTCTCCTTGCCCATGAAGCGCAAGGCGATTTGCCCGGTGTTTCCTCCAAGACGGCTGCCTCGCTTCTTCAGCAGCTCCATCAGGCCCACCTGATCGTCGACCGGGTAAGTGGCGAAAAACCGCGCGGCGCTGCCATGTTCTGCCGCCAAGTCCTTCAGGAAAATTGCATTGTGCTGGACCGATTTGATCTTCGCGCCGTTGCGCACGATGCGGGTGTCTTTCAGAAGCGCCTCGAAAGCCTCGTCGGGAAGAAAGGCGAGGCGGGCAACATCAAATCCTTCGAAGGCGTCTTCGAAACCGGGCCATTTCTGCTCGATCACCTTCCAGCTGAAGCCGGCCTGAAACACGCATTTGGTGAACATGGCGAGCCAGCGGTCATCACCCACTGTCTCCAGTTCGGCGACGGGCCTGGGGGCGTTGTGTTCGTCCAGCAGGGCGCGAAGGGCGTCGGGCCCGCCCTTCTTGTCGGCGGCGAGGGCTTCGATCTCTTCAAAGGAACGCATGGCTCAACTCTCCAAATGAGTTCGTCATCCCGGACGCAGCGAAGCGAAGATCCGGGATCGGGGAACCCGGAGGTCTGCAACATCCAAACTGGTCCGTCGGCCCTCCGGTCCCGGCACGCGCTTTGCCTGGCCAGGATGACGACGGACAAGTCGAGTGAAACCTTATCGTTCTCCGACGTCCTTTGCCCGTTCAAATTTGCGCAGGGCAAGCGAAAGCGTGATCGTCATCATCAGGTAGATCAGGGCAACCACGTTATAGGTCTCGAAATAGCGGAACGAGCCGGCCGCATAGACCTTGCCGAGCTGGGTAATGTCGGCGACCCCAAGAACCGACACCAGCGAACTGTCCTTGATCAGCGCGATGAAATCATTGCCGAGCGGCGGCAGGATGGTCTTCAGCGCCTGTGGAAAGACGATCAGGCGGAAGCGGAGCCAGCGGTTCATGCCGAGTGCCTCGGCCGCCTCGATCTGGCCGGTGTCGACAGCCTGGATGCCGGCGCGGAAAACTTCGGCGATAAAGGCCGAATAACCGATCGTCAGGGCGAGGACGGCGCGCCAGAGCAGCGGGAAGTCACGGGTGCGCAATGTGCCAATCCCTAGCGGCTCCAGGAGCGCGTTGAGACCGGCCACCATCAGGGGTGTCGCGACGAAGGCGATATAAAGAAGCAGCACGATGATCGGCATGCCGCGCACGATCTCGATATAGAAACGCGCGCTTTGCCTGAGGATCAGCGAACCGGACAGCGACGCCAGCGCCAGGAGCAGCCCGATCAGGGAGGCCAGGAAGAAAGCCACGAGCGTGACGAAGATGGTCAGCCAGATGCCGCGCGAAACTGTCGCCATGACCTGGCTGTAGATCTCGTCGGTGGCGATCTGGATCAGCAGAAACACCGCAATGCCAACAGCAACCAGCAGCCAATAGGGAAAGTCCTGTTTCGGAGAGCCGGTCTGATTTTTGCTGTTGAACATGGGCGATCTTGTGGTTGGTGCGTCGGCGAAGAAATGAAAATGGCCGCTATCCGGGCCAAACCCCGGATAGCGGCCACGCTGATGAAAGTCCAGCCGTGCTCAGGCGCTTACTGGCCGACCTTGTAGTCGAAGAACCATTTCTGGTTCAGCGCATCCAGCGTACCGTCGGCGCGCATGGAGGCAATGGCCGCATTGAACGGCGCCACCAGGTCGGAGCCTTTCGGGAAGATGAAGCCGAAATCTTCAGAGCCCATCGGGTCGCCGATCAGCTTGAACGTGTCGGGATTGGCCGCAACGTAGCCCCGGCCACCGGTGCTGTCGGTGAGGACGAGGTCGACATCGCCGGCTTTCAGGGCCTGCACGGCCGCACCGAAGGTTTCGAACAGCTTGATGCGCGGATTGGCTTCATCGCCGTCCAGAACTTCGTAGACGGTGACGTAGAAAGGCGTCGTGCCCGGCTGGGCACCGGCCAGGAAGTCCGTGTTGGCGGCAAAACTCTTGGGATCTGAGAACCGGTCCTCGTCGGCGCGCACCAGCATGAACATCTCGGAACGCATATAGGGCTCGGAGAAATCGACCTTGTCGGCCCGGTCTTCACGGATCGTGATGCCGTTCATGGCAAGGTCATATTCGCCCGCGGAAACGGCGGGGATCATCGCATCCCAGCTGACATTCTCGTAGGTGATCTTGGCGTTGAGGCGCTTCGCGATCTCGGCAATTGCCTCATATTCCCAACCAACGGCATCGCCGGACTTCGGATCGACAAATTGCAGCGGCGGATAGGTGTTTTCCGAAGCAATCACGATTTCCTTGCCGCCGAGATCCGGAAGCGTTTCGGCGCCGGCCGCAGCGCTCAGGCCGATCACGCAGGAAAGGGCGGCCGCAAGGCCGAGAAGGGTCTTTTTCATGGGAGGCTCCTGGTCAAAATTCCCAAGGACCTTAACGGTTCCCTCTGCAATGGAAAAGACCGGCGTGAAGCCTGAGTGTTCGCCTGTTGCAGAAATTTTCTCTCTGCGAAAAAAAATTCAAAATCTGCTGATAGATCTATTGACCCGGAGGGAACTTGGCGGGACTGTGGGCGCATAACAACAATAAGGAGACATTTATGTCCAACAACACCAACCCGTTTCAACAGGCGGCGCGCCGTGTGCGTCTAGCGCCGTCACATCCGCTCGAAGTCTTTACCGATGCGGTGAAGGCGGTCGATCGGCTGATCGAGATCTTCGAAGCCAACACGGCGTTTCTGCGCGGCCATTTTCAGGACCTCCTGGAGGGCAAGGAACTGGAAGGCCGGTACCGCGCTTTTTACCCGCAGGTGCAGATCATCACCGACAGCCATGTGCGGCTCGACAGCCGACTGTCCTATGGTTTTGTATCCAAGCCCGGAACACATGCCTCGACGATCACGCGGCCGGACCTATTCCGCAACTATCTGATCACGCAGCTGTCGCTGCTGATGAACAACCATGACGTTCCGCTTCTGATCGGTGACAGCGACATGCCGATCCCGCTGCATTTTGCGTTCTATGACGGAACCCACGTGGAAGGCGGTGCTGCAGCGGCCAATCTCGACCGGCCGCTGGCGGACATGTTCGATCTGCCGGATCTGACCGTAATGGACGATTCCATTGCCAACGGCACCTATGAACCGGTGGACGGCGTGATGCCGCTGGCGTCCTTCACGGCACCGCGCGTCGACTATTCCCTGCACCGGCTGCAGCACTATACGGCAACGCGCGCCGAGCATTTCCAGAACTACGTGCTCTTCACCAACTACCAGTTCTATATCGACGAATTCTGCCGCATGTCACACGAGCTGCTGGCCGATCCGGACAGTGGTTACGAGGCATTCGTGTCGCCGGGCAATCTGGTGATCGAAGCCGGTCAGAGCGAACCTTGCAGCGGCGAGGAGCCGGCAAAGTTGCCGCAGATGCCGGCCTATCACCTGAAACGGGCCGATGGCAGCGGCATCACCATGGTCAATATCGGGGTTGGCCCGTCCAACGCGAAGACCATTACGGACCACATCGCCGTGCTCCGGCCGCATGTCTGGTTGATGCTCGGTCACTGCGCGGGTCTCAGGAACAGCCAGACGCTGGGTGACTACGTGCTTGCGCACGGATATGTGCGCGACGACAACGTTCTCAACCAGGACCTGCCGGTCTGGGTGCCGATCCCGCCGCTCGCCGAGGTACAGGTCGCCCTGGAAGATGCGGTTTCGGAAATCACCGGCATTGACGGTTATGAACTGAAACGTCTCATGCGCACCGGGACCGTGGTATCACTCGACAACCGCAACTGGGAACTCTGGGACCAGCCGGAGCTGGTCAAGCGCTTCTCCCAGTCCAGGGCGATTGCCCTCGACATGGAATCGGCAACGATCGCTGCCAACGGTTTCCGCTTCCGCGTCCCTTACGGCACGCTTCTGTGTATTTCCGACAAGCCGCTGCACGGTGAACTGAAACTCCCCGGCATGGCGACGGATTTCTACAAGCGCCAGGTGGCCCAGCATCTCCAGATCGGTATCAGGGCCATGGAAAAGATGCGCGACATGACAGCGGAACGGCTGCATTCCCGCAAACTGCGAAGCTTTGCGGAAACGGCGTTTCAGTAAGGCAGACAAAAAGCGCGGCCCGGGGCCGCGCTTTTTTTTACGTTTCGGAGGCGGAAATATTACTCGGCTTCGTCGGCCGGCGCGGCGTTCAGCATGCCGTAGCGCTCGACGCCGATCTTCTCCAGCAGCTCAAGCTGGGTTTCCAGGAAGTCGATGTGACCTTCCTCGTCCTTCAGCAGCTCTTCAAAGATCGCCATGGATACGTAATCGCCTTCTTCCCGGCAGACTTCACGGGATTTGGAGTAGGCCGTGCGGGCGTCGTATTCGCCAGCAAGATCCGATTCCAGCACTTCCTTGATGTTCTGACCGATGCGCAGCGGTGCAACCTTCTGCATGTTCGGGTGGCCTTCAAGGAAGATGATGCGGTCGGTGAGCTTGTCCGCGTGTTGCATTTCCTCGATGGATTCCTCGCGCTCCTTCTTGGCAAGGCGCGCATAGCCCCAGTCCGCCAGGAGACGGTAGTGCAGCCAGTACTGGTTGATCGCGCCGAGCTCCAGAAACAGAGCTTCGTTCAGGCAATCGATGACTTTTTGACTTCCCTTCATGGCAACCCTCCTGAGAGCCTCTCATTGCTATAGATTAGAATAATTCTAAGAAAGAGTTCTGAACTGATTTACGCCATATGTCCAGCCGTGGTTCAGACATTTTCCGATTTTCTGGCGCGTCAGGGCAGACCTTACTCCAAATAAGACACCCTGCAAGTCTTTCAGGAAAAAGAGTTTTTGCGAGCGAGTTGCAAAAACAAAGGCGCGGTCTCGGGAGAGACCGCGCCTGTTGCCGGCACTTGGGTCGGGGGGCGGTTCAGGTGCCGGGCAAGTGCTTAGGACTGCGGCAGGATCACGGTGTCGATCACGTGAATGACGCCGTTGGAAGCTTCCACGTCTGCAGCGACGACAGTTGCGTTGTCGACCTTGACACCATCGGTGGCATCGACGGAGATTTCGCCGCCCTGGACGGAGGCAACTTCAGCCTTCTTGCCGGCAATGTCGGACGACATCACCTTGCCCGGCACGACGTGGTAGGTCAGGACAGCGATCAGCTGATCCTTGTTTTCCGGCTTCAGGAGATTCTCAACCGTGCCTTCCGGCAGTTTGGCGAAGGCTTCGTCGGTTGGGGCGAAGACAGTGAACGGGCCATCGCCTTTCAAGGTATCGACAAGGCCAGCGGCCTGAACGGCGGCAACCAGGGTGTTGAAGGATCCTGCACCGACGGCCGTGTCGACAATGTCCTTGCTGCCTGCCTTGGCGGCACTCAGCGGCAGAACGAGAAGAAGGGCAAATACCAGTTTCTGAATCAGTTTCATGTTCGACTCCCACTTGCTTCACACAGACAAAGGGACGGGGTGTCGGGAAACGGCATTTCCCGAGCACGATCAAGGATTTGATCAAGAGCCTGTGTTGCTGGAATTACGGCACCTTGCAGCGGATGGATGAGGAAAAACTGCTTTTCGATTTTCCCGGCTAAACGACTGATCCAATCAGCCTTGTTCTGCGTTGCGCGTCCGCGAACTGAATCACGCGCCGTCTATCGGAAGCGCGGCCCATGGCTCCAGCAGGTCAGAGAATAGCGTGTGCCGCGCTGCACGGGCACCACACGATGCAACATGAAACTGGCAAACAGCGTGGCGCTGCCCTGGTCACGTGCCGCCGTCATCACCTTGTGACCGAGATTGATCTCAAGTCCGCCGCCCTCATAAGCATCCGGCGCCGACAGCTGCGTGACAATGGTCGCCTTGCGAAACTGCGCGATCGGGCCTTCGCCGATGTCCGAATGCCAGTCGTAGTGGCCTTCTTCGCTTTCGTCATAGACCGCGACCTGGAGCTTCTCCCGGAAGTCCGAGATGTTGAAATCGAAGACTTCGCGGTTTGCCTTGGCAACGGCCCCCATGATCCGTTGCATCACCCAGGCGGCCGGTCCCTCGTCATCTAGCCAGCTGATTTTCGCCCGGCGGATCTCGCGCTGCTGCTGCCCGCCGACAAGTCCGCCACTGTCCTGCAGTTCGGTCTGGCTCAGTCGGATGATTTCAGCGCACTCTTCTGCGGAGAAAAGGGCGTCTTGTGTATGCGTGAACATGGGATCTTCTATGTGGAACGGTTGCGGGACAGACCGCCCACACATAATGCCATCCGCAAGGCCCGTGAAGCCCTTGTTCCGGGCCTCGTTGCGGAGGACCGCCGGCAAGCTGTTGACATGCCGGGTCGCAGTGATTAGCTCAACGGCGTTTCAACACTTTGATACGTGGGTTTGCCACGTTGTGACTTGATCAATTCCAAAATTTCGCATGAGCAGTTGCTGGCCATCTACTGGCTGAACAACGATACCTTCCATGGCGCTTTTTCCGGTTTCCGTGACCGGCTGAGGGCATTCATTGCTTGTCTCGGCTTTGATGTGCCTGAGAGCGACTTTGAAAAAGTCGCTGCCATATTGGCAGGACGGTTCGTGAATGGTGATCCCGATGGCTGGGTCACAATGCAATGTTTCTATGGGCACCCCCATACCATCTGGAACTTTATCATTGATGCCGTCGCCGCTGCGGAGAACGAAGATCAGCTGGCAAGGATTGCTGCCGGTCCCGCCGAGCATCTGCTGACCTATTACGGCTCTTTGATCCCTCTGTTTGAAAGACAGGCAAAACACGATCAGAAATTTGCGCGCATGCTAACCGGCGTCTGGCGCCACAAGATGTGCGACGAGGTCTGGAACCGCCTCAGAAAGATCCAGTCGGGGCAACAAGGACTGGACGGCAAGCCTTTCAGGGTTCTTCCCGAAGACTGGATGTCGGACACATTGAGCGAAGAAGACCGCACCACCCGGGACAAGGAACGTTTCCAGCGAACTGCCGAAGATCAATGGGAGGTTCGGAAGGCTTAGAGCACTTCCCGGCTAGATTGGCTCACTCTGCCGAGGCTGGTTTGGTTCAAGGTCAAGGAGTTTGACGAAGAGCGTGCTGGCCGCACGGTCGAGGCAATTTCCGCAGGCATTGGGCCAAACCGGCCCGGCCCTCCGGGTTTGTGTCTGGCGGACACCTGCTTTGTCGAGACGCTTGCCCATAGCCCCGCTATGGACTTCACGCCCCTCCGCGCAGATCGTCTCGCCAGACTTCAAACAGAGTGAGCCAATCTAGCCGGGAAGTGCTCTAGCCGCACTTCGGCAGAAGCCGGGAAGAACTGTCTTTATCGCTTTTAAGAGCTGATTGAGAAGCAGTCCGATGAATAGACCAGCCGGTTCTGGTATTTATCGGCACTGGCCTTGATCGAACTCCTGAGAGCCCTTGGCTCAGTCTTGGCAATAGCGAGAAGATCGATTGAGCCGGACGGCGTCAATCAAGCGCCGCCGACAACACCTTGCGCATCACGGTTGGCAGGGCTTCCTCGCCGAGTTCCTGCGGGGAAGACCACCAGCTGCCTGCAAGCACCGTGGTCTGGGTGGGTATGAGGTCGGCGCGAAACACGGACAGTTTCAGGTGAAAATGGGTGAATGTGTGCGTGACCTGTTTGACCTGCTTCTCCCAGGGCGCTGCAAAGGGAACTGCATCAAGAGCCGTTTCTCCGATAAATCCCTCCGACCATTCGGTTCCAGGCACTTCCGTCATGCCGCCCAACAGCCCCTTTGGCGGACGCCGCCTCAGCAACACGGATCCGGTGTTGATATCCACGGCGACAAAGGCTGCCCCAAAACGGGTCGGCTTTTCTTTCTTGGGCGCCTTGCGCGGCAGGGTTTCCGCAAACGGGCTGGACTGCACCGCACAAATCTCGCGCCAGGGACACAGGCCGCAGGCCGGTTTCTTCGGGGTGCAGATGGTTGCGCCCAGATCCATGACCGCCTGGGCAAAATCTCCGGGTCGTGCATCCGGCGTCAGTGTTGCCATCCTGGCCTTGATGTCCGGTTTGGCATCCGGCAGCGGCGTCTCGATCTGAAAAAGACGTGTCAGCACACGTTCGACATTGCCATCGACCACGGCGGCGTGCCGGTCAAAGGCAATGGTTGCGATGGCCGCAGCCGTATAGGGGCCGATGCCCGGCAGTTTCAAAAGCGTGGCTTCATCTGCGGGAAAGCGTCCGTCATGCTCCGCCGCGATTGTTTCCGCGCATTTTTTCAGGTTGCGGGCCCGTGAGTAATAACCAAGACCCGCCCAGGCCTTCATCACGTCTTCTTCCGGCGCCGCCGCGAGATCTTCCACGGTCGGCCAGAGCGAAACGAATTTTTCGAAATAGGATTTCACCGCGGCAACGGTCGTTTGCTGCAGCATGATTTCAGACAGCCAGACCCGGTAGGGATCCGGAACTTCGCCGTGTTTCCGGTTGTCCGGGCTGACGCGCCAGGGAAGCGTGCGGGCGTGCCGGTCATACCAGGCAAGCAGCAATTGGCTTGGAGAAGCAGTTGCCATGTGATCAATCATGTTTGTTGTGGTGAAAAGCGATCGGAAGCTCTGGATAGCCTGGGGACAACTTGACGGCTTTCAATGCAGGCTCCAGCTTCGGAAAAGTATTCGTCGTCATTTTGTCGTATTCTATTGCGAGATATCACCTCGATCCGCACCCCGACCGGCAGATTGCCGAACGGGCGGCTTGAGGAGGAGGTAGGCCATCAAACCGGCAAAGGCAAACCCTGCGCGCAAGCCCATGGAGGCGAAACAGCTTTCCGACCTGGTCGGCAAGGCAATGACGCCCGTTTGCCGCAAGCGTGGATTTGCATCTGTCGACATCATTGCCTCCTGGGCCGACATTGTTGGCGAGCGGTATGGCACCCGTGTGCAGCCCGATCGTCTCAACTGGCCGCGCCAGCCGGATCGCAGCGATCCGGAAACACCGCCCGAGCCGGCAACGCTTGTCGTTCATACGGACGGCGCGACGGCCTTGATGCTGTCTCATGACAGCGCCCAGGTAATTGAGCGCATCAACACCTTCTATGGCTGGCGTGCCATCGGCCGGATCAAGATCCTGCAAAAGCCCGTACAGGTGAAGCGCCCGGCGCCGAAGAAAGCGCTGCGCGCCCTGACCCAGACCGAGGAAAAGCGGCTGGAGCAGAATCTGGAGGGCGTTGAAAATGACCGTCTGCGGCAGGCTCTCAAGAAGCTGGGCGCCCAGGTGATCGCGCGCAACACGGACAAGGCGGCCTGAAGCTGGGCGGTCTCGGTAACCTGTCAATAACATCACTGTGATGGCGGCTCTTGCACCGT
This genomic interval from Labrenzia sp. VG12 contains the following:
- a CDS encoding fasciclin domain-containing protein yields the protein MKLIQKLVFALLLVLPLSAAKAGSKDIVDTAVGAGSFNTLVAAVQAAGLVDTLKGDGPFTVFAPTDEAFAKLPEGTVENLLKPENKDQLIAVLTYHVVPGKVMSSDIAGKKAEVASVQGGEISVDATDGVKVDNATVVAADVEASNGVIHVIDTVILPQS
- a CDS encoding DUF721 domain-containing protein, with product MEAKQLSDLVGKAMTPVCRKRGFASVDIIASWADIVGERYGTRVQPDRLNWPRQPDRSDPETPPEPATLVVHTDGATALMLSHDSAQVIERINTFYGWRAIGRIKILQKPVQVKRPAPKKALRALTQTEEKRLEQNLEGVENDRLRQALKKLGAQVIARNTDKAA
- a CDS encoding DUF6869 domain-containing protein, giving the protein MINSKISHEQLLAIYWLNNDTFHGAFSGFRDRLRAFIACLGFDVPESDFEKVAAILAGRFVNGDPDGWVTMQCFYGHPHTIWNFIIDAVAAAENEDQLARIAAGPAEHLLTYYGSLIPLFERQAKHDQKFARMLTGVWRHKMCDEVWNRLRKIQSGQQGLDGKPFRVLPEDWMSDTLSEEDRTTRDKERFQRTAEDQWEVRKA
- the bfr gene encoding bacterioferritin; the protein is MKGSQKVIDCLNEALFLELGAINQYWLHYRLLADWGYARLAKKEREESIEEMQHADKLTDRIIFLEGHPNMQKVAPLRIGQNIKEVLESDLAGEYDARTAYSKSREVCREEGDYVSMAIFEELLKDEEGHIDFLETQLELLEKIGVERYGMLNAAPADEAE
- a CDS encoding 2OG-Fe(II) oxygenase, whose translation is MFTHTQDALFSAEECAEIIRLSQTELQDSGGLVGGQQQREIRRAKISWLDDEGPAAWVMQRIMGAVAKANREVFDFNISDFREKLQVAVYDESEEGHYDWHSDIGEGPIAQFRKATIVTQLSAPDAYEGGGLEINLGHKVMTAARDQGSATLFASFMLHRVVPVQRGTRYSLTCWSHGPRFR
- a CDS encoding AMP nucleosidase — encoded protein: MSNNTNPFQQAARRVRLAPSHPLEVFTDAVKAVDRLIEIFEANTAFLRGHFQDLLEGKELEGRYRAFYPQVQIITDSHVRLDSRLSYGFVSKPGTHASTITRPDLFRNYLITQLSLLMNNHDVPLLIGDSDMPIPLHFAFYDGTHVEGGAAAANLDRPLADMFDLPDLTVMDDSIANGTYEPVDGVMPLASFTAPRVDYSLHRLQHYTATRAEHFQNYVLFTNYQFYIDEFCRMSHELLADPDSGYEAFVSPGNLVIEAGQSEPCSGEEPAKLPQMPAYHLKRADGSGITMVNIGVGPSNAKTITDHIAVLRPHVWLMLGHCAGLRNSQTLGDYVLAHGYVRDDNVLNQDLPVWVPIPPLAEVQVALEDAVSEITGIDGYELKRLMRTGTVVSLDNRNWELWDQPELVKRFSQSRAIALDMESATIAANGFRFRVPYGTLLCISDKPLHGELKLPGMATDFYKRQVAQHLQIGIRAMEKMRDMTAERLHSRKLRSFAETAFQ
- the mutY gene encoding A/G-specific adenine glycosylase; its protein translation is MIDHMATASPSQLLLAWYDRHARTLPWRVSPDNRKHGEVPDPYRVWLSEIMLQQTTVAAVKSYFEKFVSLWPTVEDLAAAPEEDVMKAWAGLGYYSRARNLKKCAETIAAEHDGRFPADEATLLKLPGIGPYTAAAIATIAFDRHAAVVDGNVERVLTRLFQIETPLPDAKPDIKARMATLTPDARPGDFAQAVMDLGATICTPKKPACGLCPWREICAVQSSPFAETLPRKAPKKEKPTRFGAAFVAVDINTGSVLLRRRPPKGLLGGMTEVPGTEWSEGFIGETALDAVPFAAPWEKQVKQVTHTFTHFHLKLSVFRADLIPTQTTVLAGSWWSSPQELGEEALPTVMRKVLSAALD